The following coding sequences lie in one Labrus bergylta chromosome 13, fLabBer1.1, whole genome shotgun sequence genomic window:
- the plcd4b gene encoding 1-phosphatidylinositol 4,5-bisphosphate phosphodiesterase delta-4 has translation MDTEGPRVQDDPDIKVMMAGSTLRKVKSRSWKKQRHFRLLEDGLTIWYKSRWAGMGHTTFSITELEAVREGHQSEVLLSIAEEYAADLCFTLVFHGRQGNLDLVADSPGEARAWIQGVRKLIHKAETMDEKERLDQWVWDWFHKADKNKDGKMNFKEVRKLLKMMNVEMNEEHALHLFTMADKSESGALEIEQFVHFYKMLTQRDEVWKVFQDYSGDGEKLMLDELEIFLRLEQQEGDKSCRHAQELIDRYEPSESAKKQGAMSFDGFQMYLCSQEGSIFNPELRDLHQDMSQPLSHYFISSSHNTYLLEDQLRGQSSLEAYIKALKRGCRCVEVDCWDGSDGDPIVYHGHTLTSKILFRDVISTLKEYAFKVSQFPVILSLENHCSVEQQTVMAKHLTQILGDTLLTTLLDGQVPQQLPSPQELKGKILLKAKKIGGPGGSLDDTLTDEVSDDEETANSDAETLSSDEPPVNHNAKKSKSKLSRELSDLVVYCKSVHFHGFEHSRLHAKCYEMSSFSESKAKKLAKEAGTHFVQHNTRQLSRIYPSGLRTDSSNYNPQDMWNVGCQIVALNFQKAGLEMDLNDGLFRQNGCCGFVLKPLFMRDANTLFSPEKPEERQGKPLRLSIQVISAQQLPKVNQKEGSIVDPLVRVEIYGVPQDQAREETSHINNNGFNPVWNETLNFVIRSPELALVRFEVEDHDKASRNDFIGQFTLPFTCIQAGYRHINLLSRDGTAIPPASVFINISISELT, from the exons ATGGATACTGAAGGCCCAC GTGTCCAAGATGACCCAGATATCAAGGTGATGATGGCGGGGTCGACTCTGAGAAAGGTGAAGTCCAGGTCGTGGAAGAAGCAGCGACATTTCCGCCTCCTGGAGGACGGTCTGACGATCTGGTACAAGTCCAGATGGGCGGGGATGGGACACACCACCT TCTCTATAACCGAGCTGGAGGCCGTGCGAGAGGGACACCAGTCAGAGGTCCTGCTGAGCATCGCTGAAGAGTATGCCGCTGACCTCTGCTTCACCTTGGTGTTTCATGGTCGCCAAGGCAACCTGGACCTGGTGGCTGACTCTCCAGGGGAGGCCCGGGCCTGGATCCAAGGAGTCCGCAAACTGATTCACAAGGCTGAAACGATGGATGAGAAGGAGAGGCTGGACCA GTGGGTCTGGGACTGGTTTCATAAAGCCGACAAGAACAAAGACGGGAAGATGAATTTCAAAGAGGTGCGGAAATTACTGAAGATGATGAACGTGGAAATGAATGAGGAACATGCTCTGCACCTCTTCACG ATGGCTGATAAGTCGGAGAGCGGCGCACTGGAGATCGAGCAGTTTGTCCACTTCTACAAGATGCTGACTCAGAGGGATGAAGTGTGGAAGGTGTTTCAGGATTACTCTGGAGATGGAGAGAAGTTGATGCTGGACGAGCTTGAGATCTTCCTGAGGctggagcagcaggagggagACAAAAGTTGCCGGCACGCCCAGGAACTGATTGATCGCTACGAACCATCTGAATCAG CCAAGAAGCAAGGCGCCATGTCTTTTGATGGCTTCCAGATGTACCTGTGCTCACAGGAGGGCTCCATATTTAACCCTGAGCTTCGGGATCTTCATCAGGACATGAGCCAGCCGCTCAGCCACTActtcatctcctcctcacaCAACACCTACCTCCTGGAGGACCAGCTCCGGGGACAGAGCAGCCTGGAGGCGTACATTAA GGCCCTGAAGAGAGGCTGCCGGTGTGTGGAGGTGGACTGCTGGGATGGCAGTGACGGAGATCCCATCGTGTATCACGGTCACACTTTGACGTCCAAGATTCTTTTTAGAGACGTCATTTCAACGCTTAAAGAGTACGCTTTCAAG GTGTCACAGTTCCCTGTCATCCTGTCCCTGGAGAATCACTGCAGTGTGGAGCAGCAGACAGTCATGGCCAAACACCTCACACAGATCTTGGGTGACACCCTGCTGACCACCCTGCTGGATGGGCAGGTCCCTCAACAGCTCCCCTCTCCACAG GAGCTGAAGGGGAAAATATTGCTGAAAGCCAAGAAGATCGGCGGTCCAGGAGGCTCTCTGGATGACACCCTGACAGACGAAGTTAGCGATGATGAAGAGACGGCCAACAGTGATGCAGAGACTCTTTCTTCAGATGAACCACCTGTGAACCACAATGCAAAG AAGTCAAAGTCCAAATTGTCCAGGGAGCTGTCAGACTTGGTGGTTTACTGTAAGAGTGTGCACTTCCATGGCTTTGAACATTCCCGTTTACACGCCAAATGCTACGAGATGTCCTCATTCTCTGAATCCAAGGCCAAGAAGCTCGCCAAGGAAGCAG GAACACATTTTGTTCAGCACAACACGAGGCAGCTGAGCAGAATCTACCCCAGTGGCCTCAGGACGGACTCCTCCAACTACAATCCTCAGGATATGTGGAACGTTGGCTGTCAGATAG TGGCTCTGAACTTTCAGAAGGCCGGTCTGGAGATGGATCTGAATGATGGACTGTTCCGGCAGAATGGCTGCTGCGGCTTTGTCCTCAAACCTCTCTTCATGAGAGACGCAAACACTCTGTTCAGTCCAGAGAAACCAGAGGAGCGGCAAGGCAAACCACTGCGCTTATCCATACAG GTGATCAGTGCGCAGCAGCTGCCAAAGGTGAACCAGAAGGAGGGCTCTATAGTAGACCCTCTGGTCAGAGTGGAGATCTATGGAGTCCCACAGGACCAGGCCAGAGAGGAGACCAGTCACATTAACAACAACG GCTTTAACCCAGTGTGGAACGAAACTCTAAATTTTGTCATCCGCTCTCCTGAGCTGGCCCTGGTCCGCTTCGAGGTGGAGGACCATGACAAGGCATCCAGGAACGACTTCATTGGACAGTTCACTCTACCGTTTACATGCATCCAAGCAG GATATCGCCACATAAATCTGCTCTCCAGAGACGGAACAGCTATACCTCCCGCCTCTGTCTTCATCAACATCAGCATCTCAGAGCTCAcgtga
- the LOC109983456 gene encoding CCR4-NOT transcription complex subunit 9 has translation MLATGAAVTNVTALAQVDREKIYQWINELSSPETRENALLELSKKRESVPDLAPMLWHSCGTIAALLQEIVNIYPSINPPTLTAHQSNRVCNALALLQCVASHPETRSAFLAAHIPLFLYPFLHTVSKTRPFEYLRLTSLGVIGALVKTDEQEVINFLLTTEIIPLCLRIMESGSELSKTVATFILQKILLDDTGLAYICQTYERFSHVAMILGKMVLQLSKEPSARLLKHVVRCYLRLSDNLRAREALRQCLPDQLKDSTFAQVLKDDTTTKRWLAQLVKNLQEGQVTDARGIPLAPQ, from the exons ATGCTGGCCACTGGAGCG GCTGTAACTAACGTCACAGCCCTGGCACAGGTGGACCGAGAGAAGATCTACCAATGGATCAATGAGTTGTCCAGCCCTGAGACCAGAGAAAATGCATTGCTGGAGCTCAGTAAGAAACGGGAGTCTGTGCCGGACCTTGCACCAATGCTCTGGCATTCCTGTGGCACCATTGCTGCCCTGCTGCAG GAAATAGTGAATATTTATCCTTCTATAAACCCACCCACACTTACGGCTCACCAGTCTAACAGAGTGTGCAATGCCCTGGCACTTCTGCAGTGTGTTGCTTCACACCCTGAGACACG GTCAGCTTTTCTCGCTGCTCACATCCCTCTTTTCCTTTACCCTTTTCTACACACTGTGAGCAAAACACGGCCATTCGAATACCTGCGACTCACCAGCCTCGGAGTCATAG GTGCTTTGgtaaaaacagatgaacaagAAGTGATTAACTTTCTGCTCACCACTGAAATCATCCCACTGTGTCTCCGCATCATGGAATCAGGGAGCGAGCTCTCCAAAACG GTTGCTACTTTCATTCTACAGAAGATCCTGCTGGATGACACAGGGCTGGCTTATATATGTCAGACTTATGAACGTTTCTCCCACGTGGCCATGATCCTT ggCAAGATGGTGCTCCAGCTGTCAAAGGAACCATCAGCTCGTCTGTTGAAGCATGTTGTTCGCTGCTACCTTCGCCTCTCAGATAATCTCAG GGCCAGAGAAGCCCTGCGTCAGTGTCTGCCAGACCAGCTGAAAGACAGCACCTTCGCCCAGGTGCTGAAGGACGACACCACCACAAAGCGCTGGCTGGCACAATTAGTCAAGAACCTGCAGGAGGGCCAAGTCACTGATGCAAGAGGCATCCCGCTGGCTCCACAGTGA
- the usp37 gene encoding ubiquitin carboxyl-terminal hydrolase 37 — protein sequence MATAVPKLSSGGAVKMRFTSMDLGTTRWKEGTFEILEKENKVNLCLRFNCGGAAKTFQLNQNVKNIIHNSNRIILTLKDTSVITLDKVPTTVAQRTKEYLEKLKQGKTILKSSHGSANFGVLGNRSAKNETSPTGDRQATQRRQGADSREDTTPRKPLGSPSRAASTPTRTGLSENRSEKRKRLLNSESDLTEDYPKENDSSSNNKATSDPSRKFLLSCKEKLKQAEENRGSAPLGSTPLQPTSFYGSRSVTKDYSQSHSFLDRPSSTAQTTKRSLMLPNHSTPFKKVRPSLDYGGWNKQRPSTLAQPQPPLQGFSNLGNTCYMNAILQSLFSLPSFSNDMLRQSIPWKKVPVNALLRRFAHLMVKKDVGCPEIKKDLLRKVKSAISSTAERFSGNMQNDAHEFLSQCLDQLKDDVEKMNKSWTNEAAASYSVGCENGPETTPSSTKAEPGEEADISRIYTCPVAVNMEFEVQHTITCKCCGEVVTKREQFNDLSIDLPRRKKTLPLRSIQDSLDLFFRMEEIEYSCEKCNGKAATVTHKFSKLPRVLILHLKRYSFNAQLSMNSKLGQQVVIPRYLTLLSHCSESTRPPICLGWSPQTSMSRTLKTSPLVNNSTAPLRRIGGKVATSSCTSVLMDSDCEEEPTRKVNQSRKRRLSSCLPEDDDRPEERAASLDAADFSGINDDEMLAAVLEMSRQEVGLSAPTSLEDEPTSSPDTGFGDTDAHDLAYHTDLMETTSKPPADVLDSLDLTMDENKENQTPESVQQQGELDWVQQYSLDQEREEQELQQALAQSLQEHEAQEMREDDDLKRATELSLQEFNNSLPELLCSDDDSGNEDVLDMEYTEAEAENLKRNAESGDLANSFRLISVVSHIGSSSSSGHYISDVYDMKKQSWLTYNDLEVSRTQEAAVQRDRERSGYIFFYMHKDVFEQLSEMERSGASATSEAGRNVLQPL from the exons ATGGCAACCGCAGTGCCCAAACTCTCCAGCGGCGGCGCTGTCAAGATGCGCTTTACCAGCATGGACCTGGGCACCACCAGGTGGAAAGAAGGAACTTTTGAGATTTTGGAAAAGGAGAACAAAGTCAACCTCTGCCTTAGATTCAATTGTGGTGGAGCGGCCAAAACGTTTCAG cTGAATCAGAATGTCAAGAACATCATCCACAATTCAAACCGAATCATACTGACCTTGAAGGACACAAGTGTCATCACTTTGGATAAGGTGCCCACGACTGTGGCTCAGAGGACTAAAGAATACCTGGAGAAGCTGAAGCAGGGAAAGACAA TTTTAAAATCCTCCCATGGAAGTGCAAACTTCGGTGTGCTTGGGAACCGCTCTGCGAAAAATGAGACCAGTCCGACcggtgacagacag GCAACACAGAGGCGGCAGGGTGCAGACAGCCGGGAGGACACAACACCACGAAAGCCTCTGGGCAGCCCGAGTAGAGCTGCCTCCACTCCCACTCGCACTGGACTCTCTGAGAACAG GAGCGAGAAGAGAAAGAGACTTCTGAACTCTGAAAGTGATCTGACTGAGGACTACCCCAAGGAAAATGACTCCTCAAG CAACAACAAGGCCACTTCAGATCCATCCCGGAAGTTTTTACTGAGctgcaaagaaaaactgaagCAGGCCGAGGAGAACAGGGGCTCAG CTCCACTGGGTTCAACACCACTTCAGCCAACATCTTTCTATGGCAGCCGATCTGTGACTAAAGACTACAGCCAGAGCCATTCTTTCCTGGACAG GCCATCCAGTACAGCACAAACCACCAAGAGAAGCCTTATGCTGCCAAATCACTCCACTCCCTTCAAGAAGGTTCGGCCCTCCCTGGACTACGGTGGCTGGAACAAACAGAGGCCTTCCACTTTGGCCCAGCCTCAGCCGCCACTGCAAGG ATTTTCCAACCTTGGCAACACTTGCTACATGAACGCTATCCTGCAGTCGCTCTTCAGCCTCCCCTCGTTCTCCAATGACATGCTGAGGCAGAGCATCCCATGGAAGAAGGTGCCTGTTAATGCATTGCTAAG GCGGTTTGCTCACCTTATGGTCAAGAAGGATGTGGGCTGTCCAGAGATAAAGAAGGACCTCTTGAGGAAAGTGAAGAGTGCCATCTCCTCCACAGCTGAGCGTTTCTCTGGAAACATGCAGAAT GATGCTCACGAGTTCCTGAGCCAATGTTTGGACCAGTTGAAGGATGATGTGGAGAAAATGAACAAGAGTTGGACGAACGAAGCTGCAGCTTCATATTCTGTGGGGTGTGAGAACGGCCCAGAGACGACGCCATCGTCGACCAAGGCAGAGCCCGGGGAGGAAGCTGACATCTCCCGCATCTACACCTGCCCTGTGGCGGTCAACATGGAGTTTGAAGTGCAGCACACGATCACCTGCAAATG CTGTGGTGAGGTGGTGACCAAACGAGAGCAGTTCAATGATTTGTCTATCGACCTACCACGCAGAAAGAAAACCCTCCCGCTTCGTTCTATCCAGGATTCTCTGGATCTCTTTTTCAGG ATGGAAGAAATTGAGTACTCGTGTGAAAAGTGCAATGGGAAAGCAGCGACAGTTACACACAAGTTCAGCAAACTGCCCAG AGTACTCATCCTTCATCTGAAACGGTACAGCTTTAACGCTCAGCTGTCTATGAACAGCAAGCTGGGTCAACAGGTGGTGATTCCCAGATACTTGACCCTGCTCTCACACTGCTCGGAATCCACACGACCTCCGATTTGCCTCGGCTGGAGTCCTCAAACTTCCAT GTCCAGAACACTTAAAACTTCCCCATTGGTCAACAACTCCACAGCCCCTCTCAG AAGAATCGGAGGAAAAGTGGCCACCTCTAGCTGCACCTCTGTCCTCATGGATTCCGACTGTGAAGAAGAGCCCACCAGAAAAGTGAACCAGAGCCGCAAGCGACGCCTCAGCAGCTGTCTCCCTGAGGACGATGACCGACCAGAAGAG CGGGCAGCATCACTTGATGCAGCAGACTTCAGTGGCATTAACGATGACGAGATGCTTGCTGCAGTGCTTGAGATGAGTCGACAAGAGGTTGGGCTCTCGGCTCCGACGTCGCTGGAGGATGAGCCCACGAGCAGCCCGGACACAGGCTTTGGGGACACAGATGCTCATGACCTGGCATATCATACAGATCTCATGGAAACCACCAGCAAGCCGCCAGCAG ATGTCCTTGATTCTCTGGACCTGACCATGGATGAGAACAAGGAGAACCAGACTCCAGAAAGTGTCCAACAGCAAGGGGAACTCGACTGGGTCCAGCAGTACAGTCTGGATCAGGAGAGGGAAGAACAGGAGCTGCAGCAAGCTCTAGCCCAGAGCCTCCAGGAACAT GAGGCCCAAGAGATGAGAGAGGATGATGATCTGAAGAGGGCCACTGAGCTCAGTCTGCAAG AGTTCAACAACTCTCTCCCTGAGCTGCTGTGCTCAGACGATGATTCTGGCAACGAGGACGTGTTGGACATGGAGTACACCGAAGCTGAGGCTGAGAACCTGAAGAGGAACGCTGAG AGTGGTGACTTGGCCAACTCTTTCAGACTCATCAGTGTCGTCAGTCACATtgggagcagctcctcctctg GTCATTACATCAGTGATGTCTACGACATGAAGAAGCAGTCGTGGCTGACTTACAATGACCTGGAAGTGTCACGCACACAAGAAGCCGCCGTGCAGCGAGACCGTGAACGCAGTGGATACATCTTCTTCTACATGCACAA GGATGTGTTCGAGCAGCTGTCCGAGATGGAGAGATCTGGAGCCAGTGCCACCTCAGAGGCAGGAAGGAACGTCCTGCAGCCCCTCTGA
- the LOC109983457 gene encoding endoribonuclease YbeY isoform X2, whose product MGVVLRNLQKVVPVRRARLRRDVDMLRHILGVQKFDLGVICVDNRRMQQINNTYRKKNVSTDVLSFPFYEDLRPGKLPCSLHRDELNLGDIFLGVEFVMKQCKEESMDLHGALTVVTAHGICHLLGYRHETEEEWTEMLQRESYILSEYNRLTGRHLEPLTKRCSQDR is encoded by the exons atgggagtCGTGCTCCGGAACCTCCAGAAGGTGGTGCCTGTGCGCCGCGCCAGACTGCGCAGAGACGTGGACATGCTGAGGCACATTCTGGGCGTCCAGAAATTTGACCTGGGCGTCATCTGTGTGGATAACCGAAGGATGCAGCAAATAAATAACACAtacaggaagaaaaatgtgtctACGGATGTACTGTCATTTCCATTCTATGAG GACCTGAGACCGGGTAAACTGCCTTGCTCTCTTCATAGAGATGAGCTGAACCTTGGGGACATTTTCTTAGGGGTGGAGTTCGTGATGAAGCAGTGTAAGGAGGAGTCAATGGATCTGCATGGAGCCCTCACC GTTGTCACCGCACACGGCATCTGTCACTTGTTGGGCTACAGACACGAGACCGAGGAAGAGTGGACTGAG ATGCTGCAGAGGGAAAGCTACATTCTGAGTGAGTACAACAGACTCACAGGGAGACATCTGGAGCCACTGACCAAGAGATGCTCTCAGGACAGGTGA
- the LOC109983457 gene encoding endoribonuclease YbeY isoform X1 → MGVVLRNLQKVVPVRRARLRRDVDMLRHILGVQKFDLGVICVDNRRMQQINNTYRKKNVSTDVLSFPFYESEAKTPAIESVLLCFKDLRPGKLPCSLHRDELNLGDIFLGVEFVMKQCKEESMDLHGALTVVTAHGICHLLGYRHETEEEWTEMLQRESYILSEYNRLTGRHLEPLTKRCSQDR, encoded by the exons atgggagtCGTGCTCCGGAACCTCCAGAAGGTGGTGCCTGTGCGCCGCGCCAGACTGCGCAGAGACGTGGACATGCTGAGGCACATTCTGGGCGTCCAGAAATTTGACCTGGGCGTCATCTGTGTGGATAACCGAAGGATGCAGCAAATAAATAACACAtacaggaagaaaaatgtgtctACGGATGTACTGTCATTTCCATTCTATGAG TCCGAGGCCAAGACACCAGCAATTGAGAGTGTACTTTTGTGTTTTAAGGACCTGAGACCGGGTAAACTGCCTTGCTCTCTTCATAGAGATGAGCTGAACCTTGGGGACATTTTCTTAGGGGTGGAGTTCGTGATGAAGCAGTGTAAGGAGGAGTCAATGGATCTGCATGGAGCCCTCACC GTTGTCACCGCACACGGCATCTGTCACTTGTTGGGCTACAGACACGAGACCGAGGAAGAGTGGACTGAG ATGCTGCAGAGGGAAAGCTACATTCTGAGTGAGTACAACAGACTCACAGGGAGACATCTGGAGCCACTGACCAAGAGATGCTCTCAGGACAGGTGA